From Candoia aspera isolate rCanAsp1 chromosome 8, rCanAsp1.hap2, whole genome shotgun sequence, a single genomic window includes:
- the GPM6A gene encoding neuronal membrane glycoprotein M6-a isoform X1, whose protein sequence is MEENMEEGQTQKGCFECCIKCLGGIPYASLIATILLYAGVALFCGCGHEALSGTVNILQTYFEMARAAGDTIDVFTMIDIFKYVIYGVAAAFFVYGILLMVEGFFTTGAIKDLYGDFKITTCGRCVSAWFIMLTYIFMLAWLGVTAFTSLPVYMYFNLWTICKNTTLVEGANFCLDLRQFGIVTIGEEKKICTASENFLRMCESTELNMTFHLFIVALAGAGAAVIAMVHYLMVLSANWAYVKDACRMQKYEDIKSKEEQELHDIHSTRSKERLNAYT, encoded by the exons GTTGCTTTGAATGCTGTATCAAGTGCTTGGGGGGCATTCCCTATGCCTCCCTGATTGCCACCATCTTGCTGTATGCTGGGGTTGCCCTCTTCTGTGGGTGTGGACATGAAGCGCTCTCGGGAACAGTGAACATTCTGCAAACCTATTTTGAGATGGCAAGAGCTGCTGGGGACACTATTGATGTTTTCACAAT GATCGACATTTTCAAGTATGTGATCTATGGAGTAGCAGCTGCCTTCTTTGTTTACGGCATTTTGTTAATGGTGGAAGGATTTTTTACAACTGGTGCCATCAAGGATCTCTATGGGGATTTCAAAATCACCACTTGCGGCAGATGTGTCAGCGCCTGG TTTATCATGCTGACATATATCTTCATGCTGGCCTGGTTGGGGGTTACAGCCTTCACCTCTTTGCCTGTTTACATGTATTTCAACCTGTGGACCATTTGTAAAAACACCACCCTTGTGGAAGGAGCAAATTTCTGCTTGGATCTCCGTCAGTTTG GAATTGTAACaattggagaagaaaaaaagatttgtacAGCATCTGAAAATTTCCTCAGGATGTGTGAATCTACTGAG CTGAACATGACATTCCATTTGTTTATTGTAGCCCTTGCTGGGGCTGGAGCAGCTGTCATTGCTATG gtccACTACCTTATGGTCCTGTCTGCTAACTGGGCCTATGTGAAAGATGCTTGCAGAATGCAGAAGTATGAGGATATTAAATCAAAGGAAGAGCAAGAATTACATGATATTCATTCTACCCGCTCCAAAGAGCGGCTTAATGCATACACATAA
- the GPM6A gene encoding neuronal membrane glycoprotein M6-a isoform X2, producing the protein MGCFECCIKCLGGIPYASLIATILLYAGVALFCGCGHEALSGTVNILQTYFEMARAAGDTIDVFTMIDIFKYVIYGVAAAFFVYGILLMVEGFFTTGAIKDLYGDFKITTCGRCVSAWFIMLTYIFMLAWLGVTAFTSLPVYMYFNLWTICKNTTLVEGANFCLDLRQFGIVTIGEEKKICTASENFLRMCESTELNMTFHLFIVALAGAGAAVIAMVHYLMVLSANWAYVKDACRMQKYEDIKSKEEQELHDIHSTRSKERLNAYT; encoded by the exons GTTGCTTTGAATGCTGTATCAAGTGCTTGGGGGGCATTCCCTATGCCTCCCTGATTGCCACCATCTTGCTGTATGCTGGGGTTGCCCTCTTCTGTGGGTGTGGACATGAAGCGCTCTCGGGAACAGTGAACATTCTGCAAACCTATTTTGAGATGGCAAGAGCTGCTGGGGACACTATTGATGTTTTCACAAT GATCGACATTTTCAAGTATGTGATCTATGGAGTAGCAGCTGCCTTCTTTGTTTACGGCATTTTGTTAATGGTGGAAGGATTTTTTACAACTGGTGCCATCAAGGATCTCTATGGGGATTTCAAAATCACCACTTGCGGCAGATGTGTCAGCGCCTGG TTTATCATGCTGACATATATCTTCATGCTGGCCTGGTTGGGGGTTACAGCCTTCACCTCTTTGCCTGTTTACATGTATTTCAACCTGTGGACCATTTGTAAAAACACCACCCTTGTGGAAGGAGCAAATTTCTGCTTGGATCTCCGTCAGTTTG GAATTGTAACaattggagaagaaaaaaagatttgtacAGCATCTGAAAATTTCCTCAGGATGTGTGAATCTACTGAG CTGAACATGACATTCCATTTGTTTATTGTAGCCCTTGCTGGGGCTGGAGCAGCTGTCATTGCTATG gtccACTACCTTATGGTCCTGTCTGCTAACTGGGCCTATGTGAAAGATGCTTGCAGAATGCAGAAGTATGAGGATATTAAATCAAAGGAAGAGCAAGAATTACATGATATTCATTCTACCCGCTCCAAAGAGCGGCTTAATGCATACACATAA